A single window of Periophthalmus magnuspinnatus isolate fPerMag1 chromosome 22, fPerMag1.2.pri, whole genome shotgun sequence DNA harbors:
- the LOC117390638 gene encoding sushi domain-containing protein 6-like, which translates to MCNGMTHLTSKACGASTSLNGLSFFLLVTTVSTGYGLGCVRPYMVQNSWVNLTESNRGLFPVGTVLQYSCDPGYQPDGPSILTCTTLGRWSSEPPRCIRSDMCRPVSEPENGGYICHPSPCRMFSHGTVIEFFCDEGFILKGDYKYLACQDGQWDGPAHVNCVSQGCIRPFLVPHGSTNLTESNRGSFPVDTVLEYRCDPGYQPDGPSILTCTALKQWSSDPPRCIRSDVCQTPYQPDNGGYTCHPSPCTRFSHGTVIEYFCEEGYILKGDYKYLTCQYGEWDSPMQIGCLREQDHDSTLPLGMPALSIVASTASSVALILLLVVLLVLLQPKLKSLQRRDHGVSGQPVSIMVEGVQVTLPSYEEAVSGVSATTALNSESRVQIVLSESQHDPVSQAGSSRPSSFKQQQQHSEMDVYNLVPPSSPSSSPSSSSWTLEHPGATADLLSHRRQSADSPQFSTTLYDPEVDYSDDMPLLKEA; encoded by the exons ATGTGCAATGGAATGACACATTTAACATCCAAAGCCTGTGGGGCATCCACCTCACTAAATGGTCTATCCTTCTTCCTGCTTGTGACCACAGTGTCAACTGGGTATGGATTAG GGTGTGTGAGGCCATATATGGTCCAAAACAGCTGGGTAAACCTCACAGAAAGTAACAGAGGTTTGTTCCCTGTTGGGACAGTGCTACAGTACAGCTGTGACCCTGGGTATCAGCCTGATGGCCCCAGCATTCTCACGTGCACAACACTTGGCCGCTGGTCTTCGGAACCTCCTCGCTGTATACGCAGTGATA TGTGTCGGCCTGTTTCTGAACCAGAGAATGGAGGATACATTTGCCATCCATCTCCATGTCGAATGTTTTCCCATGGCACAGTTATTGAATTCTTCTGTGATGAAGGCTTCATTCTCAAAGGAGATTACAAGTATCTAGCTTGTCAGGATGGGCAATGGGATGGTCCAGCTCATGTCAACTGTGTGAGCCAAG gctGCATACGACCTTTCTTGGTGCCACATGGGTCGACTAATTTGACTGAAAGCAACAGAGGCTCCTTTCCTGTGGATACAGTGTTAGAGTACCGGTGTGACCCTGGTTATCAGCCAGATGGTCCCAGTATCCTCACCTGTACGGCACTCAAGCAGTGGTCTTCTGATCCACCAAGATGCATACGCAGTGATG TTTGTCAAACTCCATATCAACCAGATAATGGAGGCTACACTTGCCACCCCTCTCCCTGCACAAGATTTTCTCATGGCACTGTGATTGAATATTTCTGTGAAGAAGGCTACATATTGAAAGGAGATTACAAATATCTTACCTGTCAGTATGGGGAATGGGACAGCCCTATGCAAATAGGCTGCCTTAGGGAGCAAG ATCATGATTCCACTTTACCCCTGGGAATGCCTGCCCTGTCTATTGTTGCATCTACCGCTAGTTCagtggctctcatcctccttttAGTGGTGCTACTCGTGCTTCTCCAGCCAAAACTAAAGTCCTTGCAACG TCGTGATCATGGTGTGTCTGGCCAGCCTGTGTCTATCATGGTGGAAGGAGTCCAAGTCACATTACCCTCCTATGAAGAGGCTGTGAGTGGTGTTAGTGCTACCACTGCTCTCAACTCTGAGTCTCGTGTTCAGATTGTGTTGTCTGAGAGTCAGCATGACCCAGTGTCTCAAGCTGGTTCCTCTAGACCCTCCtcatttaaacaacaacaacaacactcagAGATGGATGTATACAACTTAGTacctccatcctctccttcctcgtcaccctcctcctcctcgtggaCTCTAGAGCATCCAGGTGCTACAGCTGATCTACTATCACACAGAAGGCAGTCTGCAGACAGTCCTCAGTTTAGCACTACCCTGTACGACCCAGAGGTGGACTATTCTGATG ATATGCCACTGCTGAAAGAGGCTTAA